CCGGACCGAAGCCCTGAACAACGCCCGCGCCAAAGCCCGCCGCATCGAGGAGGACATCACCCTGGTGGACGAACCGCCCACCGTGAACGAATGGATGCGACGCTGGATCGACGAGATCGTGACCCCCAGACGCGCACCCAACACGACCCGGTCATACCGGTTCCGCATCGAACACGACATTACCCCCGTCATCGGCGCCGTACGCATGGACAGGCTCAAACCCGCCCACATACGCCTCGTCGAACGCCACTGCCTCGAAGGAAACCCCGCGAAAGGCATCCAGGGCAAATCCCCCGCCACGGCCGCCCTGACCCACACCGTCCTGTCCGAGGCATGCAAGGCCGCCGTCGCCGAAGGCATCATCCGCAGCAACCCCGTGGACGCGGTCGAGAAGAACCGGGTGCCGCCCGCCCCAATCGCCACCCTCACCCCCGGACAGGCCGCCATGCTCATCCACGCCGAAACCGACCCGCGATGGAGCATCATCTGGCGGCTCCTGTTCATCACCGCACTGCGCGAAGGCGAAGCCCTGGGCGTCACGCGCAACGAGATCGTCCGCTCCGACGGACTACCCTGCCTGCTCGTCGAATGGCAGCTCAAGGAATTCGACGGCATCACGGACATGCCCGCCGGCTTCGAGGCCCGCCGGCTCGACGGCCGCACATGGCTCACCAGACCCAAGACCAGATCCGGACGCCGGCTCATCCCCCTGCCCGCCGACCTCGCCGCCGACCTCGCCGCCTATACGGCCGACCATCCCGACATCGACCCGGACACCCCATTGTTCCGCTCCGGCCGAGGCAACCCCATCCGCAAGGAAACACTCCAGAACGCATGGCGAAAAGCGTTGGAACGGGTGGGACTGCCCCGCGTGCGCGTCCACTCCGCACGCCACACGGCGGCCACCGCCATGGCGCGCATCGGCGTCTCCGACCTCGCCCGCCGTGCCATCATCGGCCACGCCGACATCGGCACCACGGACGCCATCTACACGCACGTGGACGCCGACATGCTCGCCGGCGCCATCGACGGCGTGGAACGCCTCATCGAAGGATAGTCAGTCGATCACCGCGAGATCGACGAGCCCGTCGCCCGTGGACACGGCCGCGCCCCCAGTGGTCGATTACGACAATCACTCCGCGTAATACGCGGCCGGATTGTTCTGCAGGTCAATACGCCGCCATGCTTTGACCAGTTCGACGGTAGGCGCGTACCGTTCGATGGCCGACCGGCTACCGTCGTACCGTCCGGCCATATCATTGTCAAAAGAGATAACAGTGTCTGCCATGATATGACGCGCTTCCTTTGCCGTAATGGCCTCGCGATGCCAATTACCGTCAAAAACGTCGTCGGCAACCCAAGCGTCACGTTCCGCCATCGAGTCAAACACGTAGAGATTGCCCGGCCATGACCCGTCATTCCATGTCGTGCCGATACCGTAGGTCCAAGAAAAAGTGTAATAATAGCGAGTTTTAAACATGATGCACACTCCTCGTATCGTCCCGATATCATCGACACGGGCATGCATGCGTCCCCGGCGATGTCAGAACAGCACCGGGGACGTCGGCCTCGCCATCCGGCGGGCGATGAGCCGCACGTAATCCGAATCCATCTCCGCCGCCACGCAACGCATGTTTTCGACCCGGCACGCCTCCAACGTGGCGCCGCTGCCGGCGAACGGCTCCAACACGAGCCCGTCCGGCGGCGTGACCAGACGCACCAGCCAGCGCATCAGCTCCAACGGTTTCACCGTCGGATGGCGGATCCCGTCCACCGTCGGCCTCTCCCCCGGTCCCGCCTTCGGACAATACCGGAACACGGGATAGAAGCGGGATGCGCCGCCCATATCGTCATATTCGGCACCCGTATGGGTCATGCCCCAGCCGTCACCGGGTTTCGTGCTTGCGCGTGATTTGCCTTTTCGACTGACGGTGACGCCGGACTGCCGGTCAAGCTCTCCGGCCATGGTCCGGTCGAACAGCATGTTCGGCGCGAACCGGGCGTCCGCCTTATAGTCGGTGCGATTCGCATTATCCGCGCCGTATACATGGTTGTCCCGCGGTCCGGAACCGAACCGTCCATGCCGGTTCTTGTTCTTCGCCTCGGTCTCATCCGCCGGGTTGCGGAATGGGACGCGGCATGCGTCGATATGCAACGCGCCCGTCCCGTGTCCGAGCAGATTGTGGGCGAGTGTCCCGTCCAACGGCTTGCGTGCGAGGCAGATGGGTTCGTGCGCGGGCTTCAGCTGGCTGTACCAGCCGGACCATTGTTCGCCCTGTTCGGTGGCGGGCGCATCCCATTCGGATTTCGCCTTGCCGCCGTTCGCGGTGCTGGAACCTCCGAAGCCGTTGGTGTCCGAATATCCTGCGCCAGCATGACCTTTACCGGCCACATGGGTGCGTTCCGCACCCAATTCCCTGTCCACGAGCAGTCTCGCATCCGAACCGTGTGGCATGCCGCTTGCGTACACCCAGTCGATCTGGTCGCGGATTTCGAAGCCCGCGTCCTCGATCGCGCAGGCGAGCCGATGATATGTGCGGCTCGCGCCGAACGCGGCCACATGCCCGCCCGGCTTCAGGACGCGCAGAATGTCCTTCCACAGGATCACGTCGAATGCGATGCCCGTCGAATCGAAGCCCAGGTTCATGAAACCGATCTCGTACGGCGGGTCGGTGACGACGGAAGCCACGCTGTTGTCCGGCAGCATGGCGATGAGGTCGCGGCAATCCCCCGGCATCAGACGGATGCGGCCGTCATCCCATCGCATAAGACTCATGGCTTCACGTATGCGTTCCCGCCATGCAGGCGCGCGCCGGGCATGAGCGCGCGGGGACGCGCATCCACGTAGGCGAGCCGACGGCTGTCGCCCGGATAGGTGCGCACGTTGCCGCCCCCATCCCGGGTCTCATAATAGACGACCGTCACCGGCCGGCCGTTCAGGCTCGCATCATCCCAGCCGACCACCCTGACCGGCATGCTCCCCGGCCCGTAGCCGCCCGACAGGAGAAGCCTGGCGAGCAGCCTCTCCTCCATATCGCGTCTCGAAACAACCATGGGAACCGGTATGCGTCACCCGACACCATGCAAATCCGGAGGGCCCATGCAATTCTTGTTCCATATGCAATTCCGAACCCGTTTCTTAATGTCCGGATCACGTCGCAAGCCGTTGTTCCGGCATGGGAACAGGGCGCGGGCTTCGATGGTCGTATGTCATGGCCTGCCGCTGATGTCGAGCGTCGCCATCGTATCGGCGTCCTCGCCGTCCGTGATATATACTCCGATGATGTATTTTCTTCCGGCCATCACGTCCCCCAGCCGACCGGGATGTCCGCGCTTTTCGCCGTCTCCAACAGGAGCCGGAACAGCTGGATGGTATCTTCCTTGCCTTCCATGGGGTCGAACCGGATGCCGTCATTCTCCGCCATGGCGGTCTCCAACATGGAAGCCACCTGACTGTCCGCGCCGACGAACGCGAACCCGGAACCGGCTTCCACCCACTCCCGGCGGCCCACGTCCCACCGCAGGTTCAGATACCGGCCGAATCCACGATGCATGTCCGCGCCGATCCACACGGAACGGCAGCAGTCCAGGAACTCGGATGACGTGACATCCACGCTCAACCCCGATTCGACCGAACCGGACACGAACGGGATGCGAGCCGCCAGCATGGCGGCCAACGGTCTTAACCATTTCGCATCACCGCCGGACGCGATACGCTCCCCATCCACGATGGATTCGGCGATATGTCCGAACGCCTCCACGATGGCCGTGGAATCGTCGGCGCCGGAGGGAATGTCCCCTTCGCCGGTCATGCGGGACACGCCGTCCGGGTCGAACTCCCAATCGTATTCGACTGGATTGTTACAGGTCTTTGTTACAGGTTTCGTCATTGGTTTCCACGATGATGCGGTGAACCTCCCCGACCTTACGGTCGGGGCTTCCGTGCCTTCCGCAGAGTTCAATCGGGCAATGGTGAATTCGTAGGCTGTGGTGAGGCCGTCGTAGAAAGTGTATTTTTCCAACAGTTCCTTGTCCGGGGTTTCGGAGTCTTTGACGGCCTTGTCCCATTGTTGTTCCAACCATGCTATGAGGTCGGATTTAAGTTCTGACTGATTCATGTGGGGGTTCCTTGTTGTGGATGCTTTTATGTGTGGACGCAACCAATGTCCATGAGTTCTGTGAGGTTCAAATGGTTCAATCCTTGTTTCCTTTCTGCCTTACTGCGGAACGTTTTCTAACGGCACGAGTTCGGCGCCGGCCTGTTTGGCGTGCCGCTGGCAGACGCCGCCGAAGCTTTCCCCGTCGCCCTCCGGCCATCGACGGATTGCCACAATGGGTTTGCCGCACGGGTACATCCAACCGTCCGAATCGGTCACGGTATGGGCGCAGCCAATGTCCATGAGTTCTGTGAGGTTCAACATGATTCATCCTTTCCAAAGTTGAATGCTCTGCCATAGTTTGAATCGCTCGGCTATTGCCTTCGGAGATTGCCCAAACGCATTCTCATCGTCCTCTCTACCTTTCCCCGCAATCCCAACGGTCGTAGCATGCGGGGCATTCGTATTGCGCGTATTCGGGATTCCACTTGGCGTGCTCACGGCATACCAGACGCCAGCAGGCCTCACATATCTCGCCGCAGTCCGTGCAGTTGACGCGCCCGCAACAGGGGCATTTCCTCGCATGCTCCTCACATAACGGTATGCCGCAACCGCCGCAGTGGTCAGCCACGTCATCCGACTCGTACGGGCCGTGGATTGAATCTTCGCAGGTTTCGTTCGCGTTCATGATGGTTCCTTTTCATTCCTTGCCTAACAGGTCAAGTCCGGCGCACACCGTCTCCCATACGGTCTTGCCGTCGAATGCGATGAGCATGCCGGATATGCAGTATTCGCTGGCGTGCGGCGCGGGCTGTCCGCAGTCCACGCCTTCCTTGCCCAGCCTGTCCAATAGGTCGCGGACGGATTGCAGCGTCTTCTCGATGTTCAACATGGTTCACTCCTTGTCCAGTCGGCGCACGCTGGCCAGCATGCGCGACGCGGCCTGACGGCGCGTCTCATACGGGGTGCCGAGTTCCTCGCCCAGCAGCCACCCCTCGAACACGGACACCGGGTCATGTCGGCCGGAGTATTTGTTGTTGCAGGATTCGCACACATGCATGTAGTGTTCGGCCATGTCTTCCACATCCTTCGCCTCCTGTTCGTCGCCAAGCGTGTTCCGGCACCATTCGGCGGTCCTGTCGAACTTGTCTTTCAACCGCATGAGACGGTCGGTGCGCGGCATGGGCGAAGCCAGCAGGCGTGCCAGTTCGTCCAATGCCCGTTCCTCGCCCATGTCGGCTGTATCGAGGACGGTGTTATCCTCGACAAGCTCGTACTGCGTGCGGACGATGCTGATGGTGTCGCTGTCGGGAAGGTTGACGGTGACCTCGTATCCCGCTTGAGGGTCGAATGCGGTGATGCGTCCGAACTGGTGGTCGTTGTACACATGCCAGTCCGGCAGTATGCGGGTGACGATGCTGAGGATGTCGCGTGTTTTCATTCCGTCAGTTCCAGTTCTTCGGCGCGACGACGATCCAGCCGCGATGCCTGTCGGCCTCACGCCTCTCCTATTCGTCCGTTAGCCATTGCTCATGCGTTTCCGCTTCCTGCCTGTCATCGAACTGCTTGCCATCCGAAGTGGTGTATGCGATGCTTGTTTCGACACTCATGATTCCTCCAACTGGTATCCGATGTGGCGCAGCGCGTCCGTGATGGTTTCGCCCGGTTCGCCTTCAAGCGGTCGCCCGCCATACTTGTCGTATATCCGCCATTCGCCGGGTTCGGACTGGTAGGCGTATACGGTGCCCGCCGGCTTCCCGTCCGGCGCCGTCAGTTCGATCGGCTTCGATTCGCCCCGCTCCGACCGCCATCGTGCGATGCCGTGCTTGCGTTCCATGAGCGTTAGGCTCGCGCCGTCCAGTCCGGCTTCCAGCAGGCTCATATATTGGCTGTCATCGTTTTCGCGGATATGCCAGTCATCGCCGTAGTCGTCCTCCATGCCGATCAGGAGCAGGGGCAGGCCGGTGCGACCGCGCCCCTCGTCGCGCACGATTTCGAACGGACGGTCCAACTCGTTGAACGCGGTCTGCCAGACGATCCAACCCTTGTCGCTGACGCGCGGCGAATCCGGGCCATACCCGTCGTCCTGCCGGTCACCATAATGGAATCTGTCGAGCAATTGGTGTTCGATTTTTTCGCCAAGCGGCTTCATGGTCAGGTTCCTTTCTTTCGAAAAGCGTGGTTGTCGCATCCTCAAGAAATGCGGTGAACAGATCGTAGGGTTCGGCCTGATTGGGATTCAGATACCAGTCCATAGGTTTATAGCCCAGTTTCATGCACGGGAGTTTCGTGCCGATATACCGGGTGACCCGGATATGCCGGAATACCCATCGTATGATGTCGATTCCGAGCCCATATTGTTCCGCATATTCCTTATACGACTTCACAATCGACCCTTTCCTCCGCTTCACTGGTGCGCCTTCACGTATTCGGGTCCGTGGTAGTGCGATCGGCATGCGTATCGTTCGGTGACCGGGGTTTCGAGAATCCGGTCCACATCCAACGTCACGGTCTCCCGATCCGTTCGGGCGAGGTATTCACGCAGCCAGTCGCCAGCGTTGAAACTGTCCGCACACCATGCCGGATCGTCCGTCAGCTCTTGGATGCGCCGGACGCCGTTCGGGTCGTCGAGGAGCCCGGGGTTCCAGCCTGCATGCTCGCAGACCACGTCGATCAGCGGGTCAAGCCGGCTGATGGCGCGTGTTCTGCCGGGCGTGACGATCACCGTGCTCCTCATCGTTCAGTCCTTCTTCTCTTCGAGATCCTTGAACATGTCCCATCCACCGCGTCCGATATCGGCGTCTTTGCTGCCGATTACGACGATGCCGCCGCCTTTCTTGAGCCGCCGCGTGCAGACTGGGTCCGTGTTCTCCTTGCCGTAAATGTCGAAGCTCTTGAGCGGGATCGCCCGCAAACCGTATTCGTAATCGTCGTTGATGCGGTACACGGGCAGGTCGCCGTACCGGTCGCGGATGGCTTCGAGCTTCTCGATGAGTTCGGTGATGGTCAACGTGTCCATGGTCGGATGCCTTTCTTACGTCCGCATCCCACGCATGCGTCCCCGGCTCACAGGCCCTTCGCCTTGAGGATCCCGTCCGCCTCTCTGGTGAAGTCATGCCGGCGGCGCAGCCGTCCCGCCTCGTAGCGCGCATCACGCGCCGTCGGGTCGATGTCGCGCGCGAATCCGGCCATCACATCCGGGTCGATGCGGTGCGCGTATCGGAGCGCGATATACGGGTCGGCCGTCCGGACGAGAGCGTGTTCGCCGCCCGGATGCTTCTCGCACGCGATCAGCCATGTGCCCGGATCGTCGCACCAGCCGATGAGGCGTTCCAACTGGCCGGGCGTGCACTCCTGGCTGGCGATCAGCTGGTAGGCGACGTCCGGCGACCATGACGGGTTCGACTCCTCCATGAGCCGGACGAGCATGCCGATCTGTTCGGGACGCAGTCTCGCGCTCGCGGCCAGATCCGTCATGACGCCGTCCCCGTGCTCGAACAGGGCGAGCAGCTGGGGTCCGTCCAGGGTGGCTATGAAATCGTCGAATCGTTTCATGCCCTGGGTATGCGTCCCCCTAATCAGGGAAACGGGGTCAGCGGCTACGCCAGTATCCACTGACCGGATATCCGCTTCGGATATGAGGGCTCACCCAGACGCCGCCCCCGCCGAAGGATGCCGTATTCGCCTTTGGCTTCGGCATCCTTCCGTGCAGTGGCTGGATGTTCTCGTTTGCCTTCGAAACCGCCTTACGCATGGATTCCCTCAGCGAATCGGGCAAACCGGCCGATGCCTCATCCAGATGGTCGAGAACGGCTCCCGCCATGGTCCGGGCGATATGCGCCACACGCTCCCCGTCCAAACCGGCCTCCTCCGCGAAGGCCTCCCAGTCGGATGGGGTGAGCAGTTCCGCGAATTCGACTCCGTTGATGGGCATCGCCATCTCCTGATCCACATGAGGCCATATTCTGGTGACCGTCATGTCGTACATCGGCGCGAAACGGAACCCGTTTTCGGCAAGAACAATCGAATAGTTCTTGCCATGGGAGTCCGAATCGCCCGATGAGACGTTGAAGGCAAGCCGGCGAACCCACTCGTATCCGGTTTCATCGCTTGCATCGAAATGATGCAGGAAACGGACGCAGCTTGCGGCGTCGATTTCATACTTGGATTCGGGATCCATGCCCATGGCCTGCGCTAGATCCTCGCAATGGATTCGTCTCACGTTGTTTCCATCCACGATGCGGTCGAAACGTCGGGTGATGAAGGCCTCCGTCCCATTCGCGGTGAGAACGCCATGCTCGGATACCGGCAATCCGCAAAGAGTCCCGAGCGTCAGGGTGGCATCCTCCACCCTGTGACTGCCGGGGCAATCCCTCATTTCAGGTTTGATGATATGGGTGGAGGGGATGGACGCGTTGGGCCAGAGCCAGACACCGGCACGTCGGGCGAGCGTGAACTTGGGCTGGCCTCCGGCGATGGAGAAACGGCATTTCGGCGTATCCCGCTCATAGAACTCATCCTCATCATCCCGTGCGAACCAGTTGTATCCGTTCGCACGCACATATCCTATCTGATTGCCGATTTCCTCCTCGTCGAGGGGTTTCGCCTCGATGGGATGATGCGGGAGTTCGGGCTTGTCCGAGAATACGAGTCCGCCTACTGTATCCGCATCCGCAAGAAGTTTGAACATGTCCGTCGAATCCAGATGGAGTCGCAGCGCCATCCTACGACGGGCGTTCTCATCGTCGGGAAGCAGGTTTTCGAGAAAGGCCGACGCCGTTTTTCCGGAAGCTTTCCCGGTTCTGGGCAGACTGAGGCTTATCGGCGCGCCTTCCTTGGAATCATAGTGGAATGAAACACGTCCGCCGGAGGTTCGTATGAATTCCCCCACATGGTTTCCGTCGGCCCAGACATGCAGTCGTTCTCCTCGCATCATGCCTCCAGATATTCGGGCGGAACCCTATAGGGTTTGACGCCGAGTGTGGCGAACACACGCAGGGCCGCTTCCAACGGTACGATCCCGCGTTCCGCCATATCGGTCACGATGCTTTCGGAGACGCCGCTTCTGTCCGCGATTTCTGACGGGGTTCGGCCGATTTCCGTGATTCGTGCGGAAATAATCTCGCCCGCCTTTTCCAATGAGGGCATGTCGCGAATGCCGTCATGCGATGGTTCTTCGCTGATGGAGATCTCATCGGTTTTCGACGGCAAGGCGTCGAATTCGCTGTAATCCATTTCTCTTCCGCTCCTTTCCGGAAAAAGCATGCGTCCCGAAAACCAGAGGATTGCGAATCAGGCTGCTCGAACCATCATAACGTCGAATGCCTTATTCCGGCACGCGCCAGATGACGGCGGCGTGAAGACCGGCTGCCTGGCCGGGTTCCCGTCGAAAGGCATCAGGACGCCTCCCCCGTGAGCCGCGCGTACCCGTCGAACAGGACCTTCAGGCGCGTATCGTCATCGTCCTTCAGCCATTTCCCCGCGCCGAACGCCACGTCCGCGATCTTGTCCAATTCCCGGTGGGCGGCGCGTAGGTCGGTCGGCATGTAGTCGGGATCGTACAGGTCTGCCAGGGACTGGCCGGGATGGTTGGCTCGAGCCACCAGCACGTTCCTGCCGGCCTCGATCAATGCGGCGCGGGTTTCATCGTCGAGGGCGGGCAGGGGCAGGTTGTTCCAAACCACCGTGTTGCTGAAACGGCAGCGTGATTCCAGTCGCCCTCCAATCGTCTGCTGCCATGTCATGAACATGCGTGATTCGATGACGGCGAATGCGAGGCCATCCCGGTCGGGACTGGTGTACACCATGTCGCCGGCGATGATGTCCGGCGTGTACCAGTCGCAGGTCATGTATTCCCGATCCTCGCTGAACACCTTCGGGATCGCAAGATAGTTCATGGACGGCTGATGGTCGTCACGGAACAGCCAAGGTGTCGCACGATGCCTGTAGGCATCGCCCTTCATTGGAGCATTGCGACGGTATTCGGCGCATGCGTCGACACGCTTCTTCAGGAACGAGGATTTCCTCAGTTCCCCCGGCTCCGCGTCCCTGAGCCATAGGCACCAGCGGTCCGTGCCGTTGATGAGCTCGCGTCCCATGCGAAACGGCCGGACGAAGCGTGCGGCGATGGGATCGGCCATGGCCTTGGCATATTCCTCACGGTCGGCGAGCAGCAGGTTGCCTCCATCCAGGGGCATGGAACCGGAATCGGTGACATCGAGAAGAGGCGAGACCGGTCCCGTCTTCTGGCTTCGTTTGCCTACGTACAGGTCGGGGCCGTCTATGAGATACCCGTTGATGTTGTCCACGGTGCGGGCGGTCGGTTCCCCATTGATGTCCGCGTATTCGAACAGTACGGGCGCGGGCTTCGCTTTCCTGTCCAGGCCGATGATGACGACGTGGACGTGCGCGTTGTCCGTGGACTGCGCGTCCCATGCGAACGTGCGGTGCGCGAAACGGATATGCCAGCCGTCCGCATGCAACGGTTTGAACAGGGGTTCCACGGGCTGCCCCTGGGTGATCGAATTGGTGGTGACGAATGCGAACGCCGCATCCGGTTTAGACAGGTAGGAGGCGGCCTTCCGGTACCATCCGGTCGCGTAGTCGAGATATCCGTCATACTGGCGGCCCCACACGGTCTTCAGATCATCGGTCTGACCGGCGGTCTTGGTGACGTGTCCGATGAACGGCGGGTTGCCCATCACATAGTCGCAGTGGTCGCCGGGTAATAGTTCGTTCCAGTCGAGGCGCAGGGCGTTGCCTTGTTGAATATGGGCCGTATCGGTGAACGGGAGCCGGGGCAGGCCGCTGATGGTCGACTCGGTGTCGTCCAATGCTTGCTGTTCCGCGATCCAGAGCGC
This DNA window, taken from Bifidobacterium longum subsp. longum JCM 1217, encodes the following:
- a CDS encoding site-specific integrase; this translates as MADTGGHATRRDKGAGAITKLGNGRYRAFVELSPNPADGSRRRTSATGHTRTEALNNARAKARRIEEDITLVDEPPTVNEWMRRWIDEIVTPRRAPNTTRSYRFRIEHDITPVIGAVRMDRLKPAHIRLVERHCLEGNPAKGIQGKSPATAALTHTVLSEACKAAVAEGIIRSNPVDAVEKNRVPPAPIATLTPGQAAMLIHAETDPRWSIIWRLLFITALREGEALGVTRNEIVRSDGLPCLLVEWQLKEFDGITDMPAGFEARRLDGRTWLTRPKTRSGRRLIPLPADLAADLAAYTADHPDIDPDTPLFRSGRGNPIRKETLQNAWRKALERVGLPRVRVHSARHTAATAMARIGVSDLARRAIIGHADIGTTDAIYTHVDADMLAGAIDGVERLIEG
- a CDS encoding DNA-methyltransferase; translated protein: MSLMRWDDGRIRLMPGDCRDLIAMLPDNSVASVVTDPPYEIGFMNLGFDSTGIAFDVILWKDILRVLKPGGHVAAFGASRTYHRLACAIEDAGFEIRDQIDWVYASGMPHGSDARLLVDRELGAERTHVAGKGHAGAGYSDTNGFGGSSTANGGKAKSEWDAPATEQGEQWSGWYSQLKPAHEPICLARKPLDGTLAHNLLGHGTGALHIDACRVPFRNPADETEAKNKNRHGRFGSGPRDNHVYGADNANRTDYKADARFAPNMLFDRTMAGELDRQSGVTVSRKGKSRASTKPGDGWGMTHTGAEYDDMGGASRFYPVFRYCPKAGPGERPTVDGIRHPTVKPLELMRWLVRLVTPPDGLVLEPFAGSGATLEACRVENMRCVAAEMDSDYVRLIARRMARPTSPVLF
- a CDS encoding type II toxin-antitoxin system HipA family toxin; its protein translation is MMRGERLHVWADGNHVGEFIRTSGGRVSFHYDSKEGAPISLSLPRTGKASGKTASAFLENLLPDDENARRRMALRLHLDSTDMFKLLADADTVGGLVFSDKPELPHHPIEAKPLDEEEIGNQIGYVRANGYNWFARDDEDEFYERDTPKCRFSIAGGQPKFTLARRAGVWLWPNASIPSTHIIKPEMRDCPGSHRVEDATLTLGTLCGLPVSEHGVLTANGTEAFITRRFDRIVDGNNVRRIHCEDLAQAMGMDPESKYEIDAASCVRFLHHFDASDETGYEWVRRLAFNVSSGDSDSHGKNYSIVLAENGFRFAPMYDMTVTRIWPHVDQEMAMPINGVEFAELLTPSDWEAFAEEAGLDGERVAHIARTMAGAVLDHLDEASAGLPDSLRESMRKAVSKANENIQPLHGRMPKPKANTASFGGGGVWVSPHIRSGYPVSGYWRSR
- a CDS encoding DNA methyltransferase; amino-acid sequence: MDDLKSRAAKFAESWAGRGDEKSETQQYWRDLLDKVLLIPNTSDRQTLWFERRTALDGFIDALMIQARVLVEQKSLGVDLDRPEPRQGTMVTPVEQAKRYSDSLPPSEHPSVLITCNFGTFRLYDLEADPLARTPQSEFTLAGLPEHINEIGRLFAHEHSRVVQQEKLSVKAGRRVARLHDSLAECFEHPDDPAEHDALAMLTVRLVFCLYAEDANLFRPDALRDYVAASTPERLGEDLYDLFEALDTPIEKRRRYLPEPLKAFPYVDGGLFADRIDVPPLTGELRDALLEISEGFDWSGISPVIFGSLMEETLSHDERRKGGMHYTSVKNIHRLIDPLFLDGLKAELEGAEARPVAGGSRTNALNKLHDKIAGLRFLDPACGSGNFLTETYLELRRIENRILADLDKDGQLALDLGDDINPVKVSISHFHGIEINGFACAVARTALWIAEQQALDDTESTISGLPRLPFTDTAHIQQGNALRLDWNELLPGDHCDYVMGNPPFIGHVTKTAGQTDDLKTVWGRQYDGYLDYATGWYRKAASYLSKPDAAFAFVTTNSITQGQPVEPLFKPLHADGWHIRFAHRTFAWDAQSTDNAHVHVVIIGLDRKAKPAPVLFEYADINGEPTARTVDNINGYLIDGPDLYVGKRSQKTGPVSPLLDVTDSGSMPLDGGNLLLADREEYAKAMADPIAARFVRPFRMGRELINGTDRWCLWLRDAEPGELRKSSFLKKRVDACAEYRRNAPMKGDAYRHRATPWLFRDDHQPSMNYLAIPKVFSEDREYMTCDWYTPDIIAGDMVYTSPDRDGLAFAVIESRMFMTWQQTIGGRLESRCRFSNTVVWNNLPLPALDDETRAALIEAGRNVLVARANHPGQSLADLYDPDYMPTDLRAAHRELDKIADVAFGAGKWLKDDDDTRLKVLFDGYARLTGEAS